The following nucleotide sequence is from Pseudonocardia abyssalis.
CGTGGTGCGCGAGGCAGTCGGTGGCTTCGAGCGGCCTGCCCCGTGACCCGCGTGGTGCCGCCGGAGGCGGAGCGCGGAGGCAGCCCGTCGGTCGAAGCAGCGATCTTCGCTGTCGTCGCCGGTCTCCTGATCGCATTCGCGATCGCCGGCGGACGGCTCGTGACCGTCGAAGCGGTCGCGGACCACGCAGCCCGGTCGGCAGCCCGTGTGGCGTCCCTGCATCGTGACGCCGCGAGCGCACAGGCCGACGCCGGGTCGACCGCCCAGCAGATCCTCGATGAGCAGGACATCCGCTGCATCACGTTGACCGTCCTGATCGACACCTCCGGGTTCGGGACACCTCTCGGCCAGCCCGCGTCCGTGACGGCGACGGTGCGCTGCGACGTGGACTGGTCGGACCTCGGCCTGCCGGGAACCTCGGGAGGTCGATCGGTCGAGGCCACCTTCACGAGTCCGATCGACCGCTGGCGGGAGCGCGCATGACCGGCGACGAGCGGGGCGGCGGCGCCGTCACCGCGCCGATGGCCATCGCGGTGCTGGCGCTGTTGGCCGTGATCGGGCTGGGCATCGACGGCGTCCGCGCGGCACAGGGCCTCGCACGTGCCGATGCGCTGGCGGAGGAGGCGGCTCGCGCGGCTGGCCAGATCCTCGACGTGGCGGAGCTGCAACGCGGCGTGGTCGTCATCGACGACGGAGCTGCGGCGAGCGCAGCCCTCGCCTACCTGCGCCAGTCGGACGCCGAGGGAACCGCATCGATCATCGGTGACCGGGTCCGGGTGGAGGTCCGGATCTCGCAGCCCACGGTGCTCCTCGGGCTGGTGGGGCGGACGGAGATCGTCAGTACCGGCTCTGCGGATGCGCTGCTGGTTACGACCGTTCCCACGGAAGGGGCTCCATGAGAACGATGGGTCGGATTCTGGCAGGTGCTGCGGCGACAGCTGCCGTGCTGTTCATCCTCCTCGGCGTCCCCGCCGTGCTGTGGTCCCTCGCCCAGCAACTGGCGACCTCCGC
It contains:
- a CDS encoding pilus assembly protein TadG-related protein — encoded protein: MTGDERGGGAVTAPMAIAVLALLAVIGLGIDGVRAAQGLARADALAEEAARAAGQILDVAELQRGVVVIDDGAAASAALAYLRQSDAEGTASIIGDRVRVEVRISQPTVLLGLVGRTEIVSTGSADALLVTTVPTEGAP